Proteins from a genomic interval of Desulfuromonas sp.:
- a CDS encoding porphobilinogen synthase, translating into MFFPEYRGRRMRRNHNFRRMVRETHLRVDDLIYPMFSAFGKNIKKEIPSMPGIYQQSIEHIVAEAREVYQLGIPAVILFGIPEHKDPVGQDAYSDNGIIQETIRAIKKEVPELTVITDVCMCEYTDHGHCGVIKDGDVDNDETLGLLAAEALSHARSGADIVAPSDMMDGRVAAIREILDANGFSHIPVMSYAVKYASAYYGPFRDAADSTPQFGDRRSYQMDPANRIEAFREAELDVQECADFLMVKPALAYLDILRDLKERFNLPLVAYNVSGEYSMIKAAAEKDWIDGDRVMLETLLGMKRAGADLIITYHAKEAARLLG; encoded by the coding sequence ATGTTTTTTCCCGAATATCGAGGCCGCCGGATGCGGCGCAACCACAATTTTCGCCGGATGGTCCGGGAGACCCACCTGCGGGTGGATGACCTGATCTATCCGATGTTCAGCGCTTTTGGCAAAAACATCAAAAAAGAAATCCCGTCGATGCCGGGAATCTACCAGCAATCGATCGAGCATATTGTCGCCGAGGCCAGAGAGGTTTATCAGCTCGGTATCCCGGCGGTCATCCTCTTCGGTATTCCGGAGCACAAGGATCCGGTCGGCCAGGACGCCTACAGCGACAACGGCATCATCCAGGAAACGATCCGGGCGATCAAAAAAGAGGTTCCGGAACTGACTGTCATCACCGATGTCTGCATGTGTGAATATACCGACCACGGGCATTGCGGCGTCATCAAGGATGGCGACGTCGACAACGATGAGACCCTTGGCTTATTGGCGGCAGAAGCCCTTTCCCATGCCCGGTCCGGCGCCGATATTGTCGCCCCCTCGGACATGATGGATGGCCGGGTGGCTGCGATCCGTGAAATCCTTGATGCCAATGGATTCAGTCACATCCCGGTGATGAGTTATGCAGTCAAATATGCCAGTGCCTACTATGGCCCGTTCCGTGATGCGGCCGATTCGACGCCGCAGTTCGGTGACCGACGCAGCTACCAGATGGATCCGGCCAACCGGATCGAGGCTTTCCGCGAGGCCGAACTCGATGTTCAGGAGTGCGCCGATTTCCTGATGGTCAAGCCGGCGCTCGCCTACCTCGATATCCTGCGCGACCTCAAGGAGCGCTTCAACCTGCCGCTGGTTGCCTATAATGTCTCCGGCGAATATTCGATGATCAAGGCAGCCGCCGAGAAGGACTGGATCGATGGCGACCGGGTGATGCTCGAAACACTGCTCGGAATGAAGCGAGCCGGGGCCGATCTGATCATCACCTATCACGCCAAGGAGGCTGCCCGGTTGCTTGGCTGA
- the trxA gene encoding thioredoxin, with translation MASDNVVQLSDDAFEADVLQSSVPVLVDFWASWCAPCKAISPVVDELAEEYDGQIKIGKLNVDENPATPGQFGVRGIPTLILFKDGQVVDQVVGAVPKNQLEGLIKKAL, from the coding sequence ATGGCAAGCGACAATGTTGTACAACTTTCGGATGATGCATTTGAAGCGGATGTTCTGCAATCCTCGGTACCGGTTCTGGTTGATTTCTGGGCCTCATGGTGCGCACCCTGCAAAGCGATCAGCCCGGTAGTTGACGAACTGGCCGAAGAGTACGATGGCCAGATCAAGATCGGCAAGCTGAACGTTGATGAGAACCCGGCAACACCGGGACAGTTCGGTGTCCGCGGCATTCCGACCCTGATCCTGTTCAAGGACGGTCAGGTCGTCGACCAGGTGGTTGGTGCCGTTCCGAAGAACCAGCTCGAGGGACTGATCAAAAAGGCGCTGTAA
- the ccsB gene encoding c-type cytochrome biogenesis protein CcsB: MSSNILLFKIALLFYFVATVFFLLDVLSRREKFGKAARWVLAGGFLVHLVTLGVRYFEAGQTPVANLHEALSFFAWTVVGIYFLFDFRYRLAILGAFVGPLAVVLMIIGSAVPKAVTAPNPMLDSWWFPIHVSLAFLGYAVFSLAAIAGVIYLLQERVLKSKKISSLYHRLPSLEVLDTINYRCLTFGFPLMTMGIISGAVWANQAWGGYWRWDPKETWALITWFLYAALLHGRLTIGWRGRRAALFAIIGFACLVFSLLAVNLLMSAEHSFKAIQGLQ; encoded by the coding sequence ATGAGTTCCAATATCCTGTTATTCAAAATCGCGCTGTTGTTCTATTTTGTAGCGACAGTTTTTTTCCTGCTTGATGTTCTGTCCCGCCGCGAAAAGTTCGGCAAGGCGGCGCGATGGGTCCTTGCCGGTGGTTTTTTGGTTCACCTGGTCACTCTGGGGGTCCGTTATTTTGAAGCTGGCCAGACTCCGGTAGCCAATCTGCATGAAGCCCTTTCCTTCTTTGCCTGGACCGTGGTCGGAATCTATTTCCTGTTTGACTTTCGTTATCGACTGGCAATCCTCGGTGCTTTTGTCGGCCCGCTTGCGGTTGTGCTGATGATTATCGGCTCGGCTGTACCGAAGGCCGTGACGGCCCCGAATCCGATGCTCGACAGCTGGTGGTTTCCGATTCATGTCAGTCTCGCCTTTCTCGGTTATGCCGTGTTTTCCCTGGCCGCTATTGCCGGGGTGATTTACCTGCTGCAGGAGAGGGTCCTGAAGAGTAAAAAAATCTCGAGTCTGTATCATCGACTGCCGTCACTCGAGGTCCTCGATACGATTAATTACCGTTGCCTGACTTTCGGTTTCCCGCTGATGACAATGGGAATCATCTCCGGTGCGGTCTGGGCCAACCAGGCATGGGGCGGATACTGGCGCTGGGATCCGAAGGAAACCTGGGCCCTGATCACCTGGTTCCTCTACGCGGCACTGTTGCATGGTCGATTAACCATCGGCTGGCGTGGGCGGCGGGCAGCGCTCTTCGCCATTATCGGTTTTGCATGTTTGGTCTTTTCTCTGCTGGCGGTCAACCTTCTGATGTCAGCTGAACACAGTTTCAAGGCGATTCAGGGCCTGCAGTAG
- a CDS encoding glutamyl-tRNA reductase — MNIIVVGLSHKTAPVDIREKVAFAPTAMQEPLHQVVGLSTVAEAVIVSTCNRVEIYATSRDVESCVIQLRRFMAEFHQLEADALEDHLYDYQGEEAIRHVFRVASSLDSMVLGEPQILGQIKTAYGHASEFKTAGLILNRFLHKAFSVAKRVRTETDIASNAVSVSFAAVELARKIFGTLDNKTVMLIGAGEMCELAARHFINNGVSSVMVTNRTFERAEKLAVEFNGRPVPFEDFTEYLHQADIVLTSTGAPNFILGHKKMEEVIKKRKNRPMFLIDIAVPRDIEPKVNDIANIYLYDVDDLQEVVQANLKERQKEAKKAEAIIDQEIGQFYRWLGTLDVVPTIVALRKKFEEVRKAEIEKTLGRLNGIGKKEQKSIEAMTSAIINKLLHQPISMLKQSEDDSSGDAYVDAVRALFDLAPPDSDEAAENDELEDNQS; from the coding sequence ATGAATATCATTGTCGTGGGGCTCAGTCATAAAACCGCCCCGGTAGATATACGCGAAAAAGTCGCGTTCGCTCCGACCGCCATGCAGGAACCGCTGCATCAGGTTGTTGGCCTCAGCACGGTTGCCGAGGCGGTCATTGTCTCGACCTGCAACCGGGTCGAGATTTATGCGACCAGCCGCGATGTCGAAAGCTGTGTTATTCAACTCAGGCGCTTCATGGCCGAGTTTCACCAACTTGAGGCCGACGCACTGGAAGACCATCTTTATGATTACCAGGGTGAAGAAGCGATCCGCCATGTTTTCCGGGTTGCCTCGAGCCTCGATTCGATGGTTCTCGGTGAACCACAGATCCTCGGTCAGATCAAGACCGCTTATGGCCATGCCTCGGAATTCAAGACCGCCGGCCTGATCCTCAATCGGTTTCTGCACAAGGCTTTTTCCGTTGCCAAAAGGGTCCGGACCGAAACCGACATCGCCAGTAACGCCGTATCGGTCTCTTTTGCCGCAGTTGAACTGGCCCGCAAGATTTTCGGAACACTCGACAACAAGACGGTCATGCTGATCGGAGCCGGTGAAATGTGTGAACTGGCGGCGCGACATTTCATCAACAACGGTGTCTCATCGGTTATGGTTACCAACCGGACCTTTGAGCGGGCCGAAAAACTCGCCGTAGAATTCAACGGTCGGCCGGTCCCGTTTGAGGATTTTACCGAGTATCTTCATCAGGCCGATATCGTTCTGACCTCGACCGGGGCTCCGAATTTCATCCTCGGGCACAAGAAAATGGAAGAGGTCATCAAAAAACGGAAGAATCGACCTATGTTCCTGATTGATATTGCCGTGCCGCGTGATATTGAGCCAAAGGTCAACGACATTGCCAATATCTACCTCTATGATGTTGATGATCTGCAGGAGGTGGTGCAGGCCAACCTCAAGGAACGGCAGAAAGAGGCGAAAAAAGCCGAGGCAATCATCGACCAGGAAATTGGCCAGTTCTACCGTTGGCTCGGAACCCTCGATGTCGTCCCGACCATTGTTGCGCTGCGCAAGAAGTTTGAAGAGGTCCGGAAGGCTGAAATTGAAAAAACCCTGGGCCGCCTCAACGGCATCGGCAAAAAGGAACAGAAATCAATCGAGGCGATGACCTCGGCGATTATCAACAAGCTTTTACATCAACCGATCTCGATGCTTAAGCAGAGTGAGGATGATTCGTCCGGCGATGCCTACGTCGATGCGGTTCGGGCCTTGTTCGATCTGGCTCCGCCCGACTCCGATGAAGCGGCAGAAAACGATGAGCTCGAAGACAACCAATCTTGA
- a CDS encoding hydroxymethylbilane synthase — MAKKVLRIGTRASALALWQANWVKSELEKRYPDLEVTLTKIKTQGDKILDVPLAMVGGKGLFTKELQESMLRNETDIAVHSMKDVPTIFPKGLALRCITEREDCRDITILRPGVSTWRDLPQGARIGTSALRRKAQLLHLRPDLQMIDIRGNVQTRIRKLTEDNLDAVILASAGMKRLGFTSQISEYLPVDVSIPAIGQGALGLESRIDDDETNSLIDFFNHPETDRAVRGERAFLRRLEGGCQVPIACHGTVDGSELTLTGFVSDCEGVRCLKKTVSGSVEESEKLGISLADDLLIQGAGEILNEVYNSETFNVEKEDV; from the coding sequence ATGGCTAAAAAGGTTTTACGTATCGGCACTCGCGCCAGCGCCCTCGCCCTCTGGCAGGCCAATTGGGTCAAGTCCGAACTCGAAAAGCGTTACCCCGATCTTGAAGTCACCCTGACCAAGATCAAAACCCAGGGCGACAAGATTCTCGATGTGCCGCTGGCGATGGTCGGCGGCAAGGGGTTGTTTACCAAGGAGCTGCAGGAGTCGATGCTGCGCAATGAGACTGACATCGCCGTGCACTCGATGAAGGATGTCCCGACCATCTTCCCGAAAGGTCTGGCCTTGCGCTGCATCACTGAGCGTGAGGATTGCCGTGACATTACTATCCTTCGCCCCGGCGTTTCGACCTGGAGAGACCTGCCCCAGGGCGCCCGCATCGGCACCTCGGCCCTGCGGCGCAAGGCCCAGTTGCTGCATCTGCGCCCTGACCTGCAGATGATTGATATCCGTGGCAACGTTCAAACCCGGATCCGCAAGCTGACCGAGGACAACCTCGATGCGGTGATTCTCGCTTCCGCCGGCATGAAGCGCCTCGGCTTCACGAGCCAGATCAGCGAGTATCTGCCGGTCGATGTGTCGATTCCGGCGATTGGCCAGGGCGCCCTCGGTCTCGAGAGCCGTATCGATGATGATGAGACCAACAGCCTGATCGATTTTTTCAATCACCCGGAAACCGACCGGGCGGTACGTGGCGAACGGGCTTTCCTGCGACGCCTCGAAGGTGGCTGCCAGGTTCCGATCGCCTGTCACGGTACGGTTGATGGATCGGAGCTCACCCTGACCGGTTTCGTCTCCGACTGCGAGGGCGTCAGATGTCTCAAGAAAACGGTTTCCGGATCTGTTGAAGAATCTGAAAAACTCGGGATCTCTCTGGCCGATGACCTGTTGATTCAGGGGGCCGGCGAAATCCTCAACGAGGTGTACAACAGCGAGACGTTTAACGTCGAAAAGGAAGACGTCTAG